In Antechinus flavipes isolate AdamAnt ecotype Samford, QLD, Australia chromosome 3, AdamAnt_v2, whole genome shotgun sequence, a genomic segment contains:
- the IFNL3 gene encoding interferon lambda-3 isoform X1 — MMLPQALPLLLSALMSGTISKSLAPTLSNLPPERSCQISHFKFLSPREMETFKVAKDAYEKTMLQTERKCSSRFFHRSWDLRQLQLSVRPVVLQAELKLTLEVLKAVTKPELDSVLAQPLQTLSHIHQEIQSCVTSRLSKEHRPPGRLNNWLNKLSEARKEAHNCLEASIMLNLLGILTRDLRCVASGDLC; from the exons ATGATGCTTCCTCAGGCTCTCCCGCTACTGCTTTCTGCCCTGATGTCAGGGACGATTTCGAAGTCCCTGGCCCCGACTCTCAGTAATCTTCCCCCCGAGAGGAGCTGCCAGATCAGCCACTTCAAGTTTCTTTCACCTCGGGAGATGGAAACTTTCAAGGTGGCCAAGGATGCCTAC GAGAAGACCATGCTTCAGACGGAGAGGAAATGTAGCTCCAGATTCTTCCACAGAAGCTGGGACCTTCGGCAGCTGCAG CTGTCAGTTCGGCCCGTGGTCTTACAGGCTGAGCTGAAATTGACTCTGGAGGTCTTGAAAGCCGTAACCAAGCCGGAGTTGGACAGCGTTCTGGCTCAGCCCCTACAAACGCTCAGCCACATCCACCAAGAGATCCAAAGCTGT GTTACTTCCAGGCTCTCTAAAGAACACAGGCCTCCAGGCCGCCTGAATAATTGGTTGAACAAGCTCAGTGAGGCTAGAAAG GAGGCTCACAATTGCCTAGAAGCATCCATTATGCTCAATCTCTTAGGAATCCTGACCAGAGACCTCCGATGTGTAGCCTCTGGGGACCTATGTTGA
- the IFNL3 gene encoding interferon lambda-3 isoform X2 has protein sequence MMLPQALPLLLSALMSGTISKSLAPTLSNLPPERSCQISHFKFLSPREMETFKVAKDAYEKTMLQTERKCSSRFFHRSWDLRQLQLSVRPVVLQAELKLTLEVLKAVTKPELDSVLAQPLQTLSHIHQEIQSCVTSQPSKEHRLPGRLKNWLNKFSEARKEPHNCLEASIMLNLFRLLLQDLRCVAYGDLC, from the exons ATGATGCTTCCTCAGGCTCTCCCGCTACTGCTTTCTGCCCTGATGTCAGGGACGATTTCGAAGTCCCTGGCCCCGACTCTCAGTAATCTTCCCCCCGAGAGGAGCTGCCAGATCAGCCACTTCAAGTTTCTTTCACCTCGGGAGATGGAAACTTTCAAGGTGGCCAAGGATGCCTAC GAGAAGACCATGCTTCAGACGGAGAGGAAATGTAGCTCCAGATTCTTCCACAGAAGCTGGGACCTTCGGCAGCTGCAG CTGTCAGTTCGGCCCGTGGTCTTACAGGCTGAGCTGAAATTGACTCTGGAGGTCTTGAAAGCCGTAACCAAGCCGGAGTTGGACAGCGTTCTGGCTCAGCCCCTACAAACGCTCAGCCACATCCACCAAGAGATCCAAAGCTGT GTGACTTCCCAGCCCTCTAAAGAACACAGGCTTCCAGGACGCCTGAAGAATTGGCTGAACAAATTCAGTGAGGCCAGAAAG GAGCCTCACAATTGCCTCGAAGCATCCATCATGCTCAATCTCTTCCGACTCTTGCTCCAAGACCTCCGATGTGTAGCCTATGGGGACCTATGTTGA